Proteins encoded by one window of Chryseobacterium aquaeductus:
- a CDS encoding Maf family protein, whose amino-acid sequence MKILLASQSPRRKELLSSLGFDFEVVKIDCEEILPENINIENAAAYLSELKANAFRKLEQDEVLLTADTVVAFDNQILGKPKDEADARNMLQKLSGRTHQVYTGISIKSLNKTITETDLADVEFDEISEKEIDFYIQNYKPFDKAGSYGIQEWLGMAKIKKMNGSFYTIMGLPTHLVYKILKEI is encoded by the coding sequence ATGAAAATACTTTTAGCATCACAATCTCCGAGAAGAAAAGAATTACTTTCAAGCTTAGGGTTTGATTTTGAAGTGGTAAAAATCGATTGTGAAGAAATTTTACCCGAAAATATAAACATAGAAAATGCCGCTGCTTATTTATCTGAATTAAAAGCAAATGCTTTCAGAAAATTAGAACAAGACGAGGTTTTACTCACAGCAGATACCGTGGTGGCATTTGACAATCAAATTTTGGGAAAACCAAAAGATGAAGCCGATGCCAGAAATATGCTGCAGAAACTTTCTGGAAGAACACATCAGGTTTACACAGGAATTTCCATTAAAAGTTTAAATAAAACCATTACAGAAACGGATCTAGCCGATGTAGAATTTGACGAAATTTCTGAAAAGGAAATAGATTTTTACATCCAAAACTACAAACCTTTCGATAAAGCCGGAAGCTACGGCATCCAGGAATGGCTGGGCATGGCTAAAATTAAAAAAATGAATGGCAGTTTTTACACGATTATGGGATTGCCGACCCATTTGGTTTACAAAATTTTAAAGGAAATATAA
- a CDS encoding KdsC family phosphatase, which produces MSYKKKLKDIKAFVFDVDGVFTDGSVYLMPGGNMSRVMNVLDGYAVVKALKNNYLIGVITGGNDEMVRHRINYLGIEDYYAKSHDKMIDYEDFKTKYNLTNEEILTMGDDLPDIHMMQNSAISTCPENAVPEIKNIADYISEKKGGSGAVRDVIEQVMKVQGKWHDDNTQSV; this is translated from the coding sequence ATGAGTTATAAAAAGAAATTAAAAGATATAAAAGCATTTGTGTTTGATGTAGACGGAGTTTTCACTGACGGCAGCGTATATCTGATGCCCGGCGGAAATATGAGCAGAGTGATGAATGTTCTGGACGGATATGCGGTAGTGAAAGCATTAAAAAATAATTATTTAATAGGAGTGATCACCGGTGGAAATGACGAGATGGTAAGACACCGTATCAACTATCTGGGAATAGAAGATTATTACGCAAAATCGCACGATAAAATGATTGATTATGAAGATTTTAAAACGAAATATAATCTTACCAACGAAGAAATTCTAACGATGGGAGATGATCTTCCGGATATTCACATGATGCAGAATTCAGCAATTTCTACCTGTCCGGAAAACGCTGTTCCTGAGATTAAAAATATAGCAGACTACATTTCTGAAAAGAAGGGTGGAAGTGGGGCAGTACGCGATGTGATAGAACAAGTGATGAAAGTACAGGGAAAATGGCATGATGACAACACACAATCTGTTTAA